The DNA region AGTGGTGGCAGTCAGGCCTGAGCTGGAAActtcatgaaaacaaagaaaatgaagatgCACAGATTATAGCAAAGCCAAAACATACATTGTTAACTTAGAGGAACACTCAGCCGACTCAGCTCTGATCTGACTTTTATGCATATTTTGTTGGATTTTGACTCACTAAAGTTGTTTTCCCATCAGTAAAGAAAACACCTTGTCGCAGTATATTACCATattgtgcatgtctgtgtgcgtgcaggaggaaggagtgtctgcgtgtgcatgcatgcaaatacgcatgtgtgcatgtgaggtgCGTGTTTGTGCGCGCTTCCTGCCTGTGCAGCGCGCTGATAAAAACAAAGAACCACAAACCTCGTCCCCTCAGCCTCTCCGTCTTTCAGGGTGAAACTTCTGTCAGATCAGCTCCATAAATTAAAGACCACAACCTGTCCGGCTGCAGCTGAGGCCTGACAGCTGTGTGCTGGCGTTGGCACCGCGTGGGACGCAGATTTGCTCCATTAGACTTCAGTTTGAGGTCTTAGAGTTGTTTTGTAATGTTTTATGCCTGTTTTGTTCTTTAGAATGATATAATCCCTGGTCTGTCATTCATAGTGCTCCTCATCACCTTTTGATCTAAACTTCAGGTAATGGTTGTCAAACTAGTGTCTCCAGTGTCTCCAGTGTCCCAATttcggtccagactgaaatatctcagctgTTTATTGGATAGATTGGGTAAATATGTTTGATTAGACGTTCATTACCCCTAGAGGATCCTCTAGCAACGAGCAAtcacctgcaaaacaaattatattcccatcagcctcagctgcaccttaatgctaattagcatatTTTAGCAtgaacacactaaactaaggtGGTAAAtgttatacctgctaaacattagcatgttagcattgtcactgattGTCATTGAAAGCATGTTGGCATATACTGACATACTGATttatctgtttttgtatttttggcACATTTCAAGATGCAGCCCCCCTTACATTTATCACCATTATCTGTGTATTATAATGCTGAGGCTGTTGGTGAATGTTTATTAGTCCATGTGGTCAGGAGCTGGAGAGATTCATGTTTATCTATGAAGGTGGTACAGTGTATTTTCTGGCAGAGCAGACATTCTGCACCTTTATCTTTCTAAACAAAGAAGCACTTTTCCTTCCCCTTCTCAATTCAATAGCTGCGTTTGTGTCAGCAGCGATGTGGGAAGGGTAGGCTGACCGCAGCACAGTCAGCCCCATTGTTCTTCTTTATTTACTGGCACTCGATGAAAATCAAGAAGTGTCAAAGCCACTGGCGCATAATTATGGCTGAATGCTGGTGTGACCGCAGAGTTATAATCATTATCTGTGATCGTGTTCGTGTCCAGTGGTTGAGTCAGACGgcttcactgtgttttacatCAGGTTTTTATCTTTAGACACATTTTCAAGAAGATTTCTAATCTCAAAAGCTCTCACAGTGTCAACAAAGTTGCAGAGgaaacttttttaaaatcagttttgtcTCCTTTTGTAATTCAGCAGATGCAGTTCCTTACCCaagttttaaaaaatctgatttacCAGAAAAGAGGTTCATTAATTTATTGATAGCTAGTTTAAATGTATTCCCTGGTCatgttgatgatgttgatgatgttgaTATCGGTTTCCTGGTTTGTTtgttaaatgactgaaatgctgctgactgaccaccagagggcagcacatAGCAGCTAAGATGTGAAGCTCACATCCTCTAAACTCctggctgcaggtggagggCTGTGGCCGGTGCAAAGTTTTAACCGTCCAGCTGCAGTCATGAGAGATTTTCTTTGTCACTCTCATACAGCCTAAAGTAGATGGAGGCTgacttaaatgtatttaaatgtcCATTTAATCTGTcagcttctctgctgtctgtaccATCATTACCAGTCATTTAGATGACTCTAaaagtgtttctgtgcacagaAGGTGATTCAATAAAGCACATGATAAATGCTGTATATTGCATAATTTCTATATGTGTGATCTGACCTACAAAAACTTACTAaatttgaaaacaacaaaagaaatacaGTAGGCTGTGTAATTTCTACCACACTGTGGTAGTAACTGTCAGCTctctgtgtatttactgtgcagCTCACTGTAAACCACTGAAAAGCTAAACTTAAATTTAACAAGTTGTACTAGGAACTAATCTGCTTTGCTGCATGCAGGTTTGATCATTTTCCACCCACTCTTTCCAGTTTACTCTTTGTGTTTGTATCCAAATCTGTTGCACTCTTTACacagggaggtcaaaggtcagggctGATACCGCCAGAGCTAGGTGGGGTTTTGAATCCTGCACAGGTTCACACTAATGCACCATTCAAATCTGCAATCCAGCAGTTTTATTGGCCATCCTCAAGCTGCTAAAAGGTTTCCTTTGGCTGAATATGTGAGTGGTTGTTCTTCAGTAAATCTGGAACAACATGACAGCTAGAAGAGGAACTGTTGAGGTAATAAGAGACGCcatcacacaaagaaacatccacaaacattTCAAGTTTCAGGAGTCTTTAAAATTGTACCTTACATGATTTTACATTGCAGGTTTCACTGACTAAATTTCCTCAGAGATCTATggtacacagaaaaacaaaggccatgagctctgctgtgagctgaggTAGCACAAAACGAATCCGAAAAATCTAATTGATGTGTCTGATAATGACTACAATACAAAGAGTGTTGGAGAATAAAATCCAGAATTCAGAAAGTGAAGTGGAATATTTCGTTTGGaatagatttaaaaacaaaagagctgTGCTGAACGGGGGATTCGTGTTTAAAGGAGGGGTTTTCTACTTTCTGCAGTAGGCCACAGCACCATATGCTACTACTCCTACAACGGCTACTAAAGCAGCGcctccacacagcagctcagtggagCTCAGAGCTTTGGTAGTCTTTTGTGGAGCAGCGGGCTCCGGCTTTTCTGGCGCCGCCTGAGAGGCTTCAACTGAATGTTCCTCCACGTCCGAGAGGGGAATCTGTGAGAATTTCAGTTGCTCGAGGCTTTCTATCAGAGGCTCTGCTGCCATCGGAGCGAGGATAGAGGGAGGGTGGAGGCCCTGAGTAGAATACAGCTCCTCGGCTTCAGAAGTTGTGGTTGAAGGGACCGGGGTGGATGTAGTAGAGGGGGGGTCGAGCCTGACGATAGGCAGGGGAGGCAGCGCCATCGGGGGAACCACCTGCCTGAACTCTGCAGGCTCCCTCTCCATGCGGGGCTCCTCTGCTGACACCAGGAGCTCCTCAGTTTCTGGGGCCTGGAggtcctgctcctcctctctcagcccAACcagctccctctcccctcctaAGACGCTCAACACGCTcgtctgcagctcctcatcttcctcctcctcttcctctgttctcctccccctctcctcctccttctctgcctcctcgAGCATCTCGGCCTCCTCCCGCTCCAGGTGGACCATGTCGGAGTTGGAGGAGTGGTTCTCCTCTGCGGTCAGAGCCACCCCGTCACTGCTGTCCAGGCTCTTGGTGTCCTCAGGGTCCACGTCGCCCATCGTGGACCAGGACTCTGCCAGCAGGCTCTCGCTCTGCCAGGGTCCGGGACTCTCTGCATGGGTCAGGGGCAGAGCAGCAGGTCCGGGGCTGAGGGGGCCGGCCTCCCCGCCTCCTCCATCCCCCCTGCTGGGCTCGACTGGGGCCTTTCCCTCCAGAATGAAGGCTGactgctgcagagacaaaatgggtaaatatttccatttaatgCTACATTCAATGCTCTTCTGTGCTACATTTCAGACATGTTCCAACATGTCTCATCTTTTTTATTAcaattattactattatttggTTAAAACGCGAtcattttgtttggaaattTGCTGTATAAAGTGCATCATTGTCATGTAGTAGAATTAGAAAATGTCTGACTTTAGCACACCCTGGTGGTCGTATCAAAAAAAGGTGCTGTGGCAGAGACAAATGCATACTGGCATACTGAGAACCCAGCACATAGACTGCACCAATTTCCACCAGGATTGTGCATTTTTGCCACCAGTAAAAACTTCACACTATGAGAATAATTTGAAAATTTCTTCACATAGTGGGTTCTTCACATAATGGCTTTAATAAATAACAAtactgtgtgttcatttgtcaaCAGGTCCGTGTTCTCCGTGACATCAGTGAGGCTGCGGTTGGAAAAAGTTGCTCACTGGCTGCTCTGTATTGCAGCGGCTGTGACTATCTATAGCCTCGACCTGCATATCTTACTATGTTTAGGCACTATATACGTCTCCATCTGTCACCCAAGAGTGGAAGCTATTTCAGTGATTTCTCATGACGTGAGAGTAGGAGCATATGATGGAAGTGACATGTTATTCATTTTGTCTGAAACAGGACAATTCCTGCATTCCACCTCTAAATCCAACCAAAACtgtgacattaacatttaatcTAAGAATCCCGATCTCTGAAAAAGTGCTTCCCAGATTAAGGCTGAGCACTGTGCACATGGTTGCTTGCGTGAATTAGGTTCAAAAGTCTCGGTCTCAAGGTGACCCTCCTCACCCCTCAGCCCGCCGTCTCAGCTTTGATTGCAGAAAGTATTCACGCCCGTGCCAGCCCCAGAATAGACGCTCTCAACACTTGCTCTTCACTGTCCAAAGTTGTATCACGTTCACAACATGTGGCCTGTTTGTGGTCACGCATATGCTTTAAAGTGAGAGCGCAGGAGTGGAAATgagcgtgtgtgaatgtgtaaaaatatttgGGTGAAGATAAAGTTGAATCTAGCAATGAAACCTTTGAGCTTGAATAAAagtcatgttttcagctgatttGCCTGCAGTATGTTCAGAGTAAGAACCAGATTCAGATTTATTTACcaggtttgtgtgcacatgaagttGCTCTCAATGTGCTTATATAATGCTTATACACAGAACAGCTGGAAACAAGGCCATCAAAGCTGAATAAAgacatgtaaaaataaacatagAACTATTACATACACACAAGTAGGTGAAAAGATAGATGTACATACATATGAATATTGTATAAAAATGACCAACAGCACAAAATGTCGgtataaaagtatttttctttgtctgtattAGCCACACTGTGCTCATTATGTACAAGCTAAAATGAAAAGTGCTCAGTCTAATTCCTGAAATATCTCATAAATGAACAGTTTCTGGCTCAGGtgcatcctctcctccctccatcagcaGTACACCTGCACATCAGTGAGTCCACACCAGCTGATGCTCTTTTTAAACTTCAAACAGTGTTTAACATCAAGaatattatacatttttttcagGAAGATTGGAGATTATTGAGTTTATGTAGTGACTCTGTTACACAaatcatattttattatatttaaaatatgaataaactCTAATCCTGGTctgaatttcttcttttttcactaTCAGTATCAATCAAATTCAAATGACACCAAGAGTTCTGACATACTGTTGACCTCCATCACTGGATCAGTTTATGATCAGGTTCTTGTTCGATTCTGGTTCAGCATCATGGAGGTCTCATTTTCAAGTTGTAACTTCAGGTTGTGAACATTAATTGGGCTTCAACTCAAAACTGTTGCTGTCTTCTCAACCTGCAGATTTCAGCAGGATCGTCTGAATTTGAAATGATCCAGATCAGGTAGGGAGACACAATACTGACCAAAAGTAGATTCTGTGCTG from Chaetodon trifascialis isolate fChaTrf1 chromosome 22, fChaTrf1.hap1, whole genome shotgun sequence includes:
- the LOC139350730 gene encoding bcl-2-like protein 13; protein product: MGDVDPEDTKSLDSSDGVALTAEENHSSNSDMVHLEREEAEMLEEAEKEEERGRRTEEEEEEDEELQTSVLSVLGGERELVGLREEEQDLQAPETEELLVSAEEPRMEREPAEFRQVVPPMALPPLPIVRLDPPSTTSTPVPSTTTSEAEELYSTQGLHPPSILAPMAAEPLIESLEQLKFSQIPLSDVEEHSVEASQAAPEKPEPAAPQKTTKALSSTELLCGGAALVAVVGVVAYGAVAYCRK